The genomic segment gcgatcatgatgtcctaagctttgagctggatacggaattaagcacgaataagattgtggaacgcagggaggaaaaattaaattatattagggcaaattataaccatataagggagttctttaatgaaattgactggtccgtggtataccaggaaagggatatgcaattgaaatacgataaatttatggtaGGAAATTATTTCAATACCTGGTACATGCTTGTTGTCTCACATCCGTCATACATTCAGCGATTTCAAGCATGGCTGTCCTACTCTGGATATCACAGGGAATTTTACTCCATCGACTCTGTGCTTTCCTAAGTAATGTGTTCCATCCCTTAACTTGCTTATCAGTAAAGTAAGCTGACTTACATCTCCTACCTGAACGAGTTTGCCGAATGGTAGCCTTACTTAAAGTATGGTCAATTACTTGCAACAGAGCTTCATAAAACTGGTCAACATTATGGACAGAGTGTTTGTAATCTTGGTACCAAGCATTTACTTTATTAATCAGTTGCCTATGCTGGCCATCCTGCAGCCTGTACCTTGCCCTGGTGGAAGGACCACACACCTTATCAAGCTCAAGAGTTACCTTTAAAGCAAAGTGATCACTCTCCAGTTCATGCACGATATCTGCAGAGGCTTGAACTTCATTCATATTAAAAAGAAGAGCATAATCAAGTCTGCCACCTTTGACATGCATAGGTTTACCATTCCCTAATACCTGTACATTCCCAAAGGCATCAACAATGTCACACAGAGCAAAACCACTGGAATTCTGGCTGCCAAAGAAGCTACCTAGACTCCTATGCCTAGCATTTAGGTTTCCAACCAAAAGACTTTTATCACTAAATACACAATCAGGAAGGTCCTCAGATCTTAGCATATTTGCATGAATGTACATATTAACAATAATCACCACACAATCTTTAATGCGAACGTTTACACACAGTACCTCTGTACCATTGACCTTATAAGCAGAGTGGAGGGTGGCAGGAATACAGCTTTTGATGTATGTGACTAAACCTCTTGTGTTAGTACGTAGATCAGCTGAAAGCTCAAAGCGTTGATATCCTCGTAAGGTCAAGCAATCTGTTTTCATACCAACCTCCTGAAGTGTTATTACATCAATGTTATTTTCAAGAACATAGGCATGTACATCAGTAGACCATTTCTGTAAACTGTTAATATTCCATGATAGTACACACAGATTTCTAACTTCCATTTTGCTGAACCTTATTCCCCACAGATGTGGCAACCTTTAacaatttttatttcactttaccCTTTGGGTTATCCACATAGGCCCTGATTAAGTCCAGCAGGTATCTCACTTCACTAGTGACAACTGGTAGATTGTTCTCCTGGGACATTGCAACATTATTATTGGATCCATTAGTTTCTACAGTGGTGTCCACAACAGTTTCCTTAGTAGAATTCACAGCAGTATCAACATGAGAGCTAGGCCTCATGATTACTATGTGCAATTCCACTATTTGCTTCTGTAAATCAGCCATAAGGTTCCTTAACTCATCAATTTCTTTCCTCAAAGAAACATCCTCATGAACATGAACTACCTGTGGTGTGGGAGGAACTGTACCTAGCTTGTCTGTTACATTTCCTGGTATAGAGGCCTGCCTTTGCTCAAGCCTTTCCTGCCACACATTAACTGGCTGTGAACTCTGTAACACCTGTACATGTCTAGCGGGTTTACTAGCCTTAACGTCAGAGTTATTGCGACGGTTTCTTTGGGGCCTCTTTGTACAATGCCATGAGTTAGTATTATGATTCACCACAATTACAACAGATTGGTACAATCTTgacattttccttcagtttagCAATACATTCCCTGGAGTCATGATTTTTTACCGCAGAACCTACAGCGGAAATCATTGTAACACTTGTATTGCATATGACCCCATTTACTACATTCATAACACAGAACAGGAGTTTCATTATAAAGAGAGACATGCCTATATCCAAGGCAAGGAATAAACACCTTCTCAGGGAGTGACCCTTTCATCAAAGCAACAAGCTGAGGCTTAGGGGAAACTGCATCCTTCAGTTTCACTACACGTCTCTTAACCCACACAAATCTCTCATCAAATGAAAGGTCATCAGGATCTACAAGGGTTGGAACATCATATATGATAACCTTGTGGCACTTCTCCCTTCCATCAGGTTTTTCCATCACAAGGCCATCAAAACCTTCAGTTGTTAAAAAATCCACAGCATGCTCATCTTTAACAGTTACATATGGCCTGTGTTTTCCATCCTTGAACAAAACCTCAAAATCCTTATGGTACTTACAAAGCTTGACTGTCCACTGGAGCTTTTTGTTGTAGTCGAAGCCTTCCATGAGAGGAAAATACAGCCTCTACCTTCCACCACGATTCGGCTCTTGACCACTACGACTCGGCTCCTGTCCACTACCACTCTGCTCTTGCAATCCTATGTCCACCTGGTTAGGTCCTGGATACTCTCATCCTCACTATCACTGTCGCTCAGACGAGAGTGAGCTGCAACAGGGTATCTCGGGCCAATCTTCTTCCTGCAGGAGGCGTCTATCCCCAAGGAGGTGCCACGTGAATCACCTCCCTTACCAGCGTGACTTTTCTTAGCATTCTGCATCTTGCAGGTATCACTGTCTTCACTTAGTCTTGCTGCATcgtgcctcctcttcttttctgccttgcTGATCACC from the Portunus trituberculatus isolate SZX2019 chromosome 48, ASM1759143v1, whole genome shotgun sequence genome contains:
- the LOC123498418 gene encoding uncharacterized protein LOC123498418 — translated: MEVRNLCVLSWNINSLQKWSTDVHAYVLENNIDVITLQEVGMKTDCLTLRGYQRFELSADLRTNTRGLVTYIKSCIPATLHSAYKVNGTEVLCVNVRIKDCVVIIVNMYIHANMLRSEDLPDCVFSDKSLLVGNLNARHRSLGSFFGSQNSSGFALCDIVDAFGNVQVLGNGKPMHVKGGRLDYALLFNMNEVQASADIVHELESDHFALKVTLELDKVCGPSTRARYRLQDGQHRQLINKVNAWYQDYKHSVHNVDQFYEALLQVIDHTLSKATIRQTRSGRRCKSAYFTDKQVKGWNTLLRKAQSRWSKIPCDIQSRTAMLEIAECMTDVRQQACTRY